One part of the Deinococcus fonticola genome encodes these proteins:
- a CDS encoding OsmC family protein → MKKTLHVTWLGEQRYLGVSESGHQLLIDNSPVKIGVSPMEALLGALATCTAYDVVEIMKKRRTPLSAYRIEVEGERADTDPKRYTTITVRHIASGEGITQDALEKAAHLSHEKYCSVAASLNSEIKLETKVE, encoded by the coding sequence ATGAAAAAGACTTTGCACGTCACCTGGCTGGGCGAACAACGTTACCTGGGCGTCAGCGAAAGCGGGCACCAGCTCCTCATCGACAACAGCCCCGTGAAAATTGGCGTCTCCCCCATGGAGGCCCTGCTGGGTGCCCTGGCCACCTGCACCGCCTACGACGTGGTGGAGATTATGAAGAAACGCCGCACGCCGCTGAGCGCCTACCGCATTGAAGTTGAGGGCGAACGTGCCGACACCGACCCCAAACGCTACACCACCATTACGGTGAGGCACATCGCGAGCGGCGAAGGCATCACACAGGACGCCCTGGAAAAAGCTGCGCACCTCAGTCACGAAAAATACTGTTCGGTAGCGGCCAGCCTGAACAGCGAAATCAAACTGGAAACCAAGGTAGAATAA
- a CDS encoding class I SAM-dependent methyltransferase translates to MPNAERFLGRAEVYAAARPSYPPELRDWLAARHLLGTVADIGAGTGLFTQLLLAGGARVSAVEPNPDMRAQLAARLAAAVQAGQLTVQDGTSEATGLPEQSVSLVTAAQAAHWFDPERTLAEFRRILTPDGRVLLVWNDWRGVAAPFNEAYGQAVSQFYREGENPLQISRVPEGDLPRFMPGGYETVIFDNPLPLSRERLHGLASSISYLPAPSDPAHALMTAALDDLFAAHAHEQEEMGQQVTLHYRTHAFLGRV, encoded by the coding sequence GTGCCGAACGCTGAGCGTTTTCTGGGCCGGGCTGAGGTATACGCGGCGGCGCGGCCCAGTTACCCGCCAGAGCTGCGTGACTGGCTGGCAGCCCGGCATCTGCTGGGCACTGTGGCAGACATCGGCGCGGGCACCGGGCTGTTCACGCAACTGCTGCTGGCCGGCGGAGCCAGAGTCAGCGCTGTGGAACCCAATCCGGACATGCGGGCGCAACTGGCCGCGCGGCTCGCTGCCGCTGTGCAGGCGGGGCAATTGACGGTGCAGGACGGCACTTCGGAAGCGACAGGGTTGCCGGAACAGTCGGTGTCTCTGGTCACGGCGGCTCAGGCGGCGCACTGGTTTGATCCGGAGCGCACACTGGCCGAATTCCGGCGTATCCTGACACCAGACGGGCGAGTGCTGCTGGTGTGGAACGACTGGCGCGGCGTGGCGGCCCCTTTTAATGAAGCGTATGGGCAGGCGGTCTCCCAGTTCTACCGGGAGGGGGAGAATCCCCTGCAAATCAGCCGGGTGCCGGAAGGGGATCTTCCGCGCTTCATGCCGGGCGGCTACGAAACCGTCATCTTCGATAACCCGCTGCCTCTAAGCCGTGAGCGCCTGCACGGCCTGGCCAGCAGTATCAGTTATTTGCCGGCCCCCAGCGATCCCGCGCACGCGCTGATGACCGCTGCCCTGGACGACCTGTTCGCGGCGCATGCCCACGAACAAGAGGAGATGGGGCAGCAAGTCACGCTGCACTACCGGACGCATGCCTTTCTCGGCCGTGTCTGA
- the icd gene encoding NADP-dependent isocitrate dehydrogenase, with product MATNIKVPVNGEKISMQGGKLQVPNHPIIPFVEGDGTGPDIWRASVRVLDAAVEKAYSGQRKIEWMEVYAGEKSLEVYGANEWLPDETLKAFDEYLFGIKGPLTTPVGTGIRSINVALRQELDLYACVRPVQYFDGVPSPVKRPQDVNMVIFRENTEDIYAGIEWKAGTDEAEKVRGFLTREMGVKKIRFPDSSSFGVKPVSKEGTERLVRAAIQYAVDTGRKSVALVHKGNIMKFTEGGFRDWGYELAKREFGAVEIDGGPWCQLPNGIVIKDVIADNFLQQILLRPTEYDVIATLNLNGDYISDALAAQVGGIGIAPGANINYVTGHAIFEATHGTAPKYANKDVINPSSVILSGEMMLRYMGWTEAADLILKALDKTIQQKTVTYDFARSMEGATEVKTSEFGNRIIANMD from the coding sequence ATGGCGACAAACATCAAAGTTCCGGTAAACGGCGAGAAGATCAGCATGCAGGGCGGCAAGCTTCAGGTGCCCAACCACCCCATCATTCCCTTCGTGGAAGGCGACGGCACCGGCCCGGACATCTGGCGCGCCAGCGTGCGCGTGCTGGACGCCGCCGTGGAGAAGGCTTACAGCGGCCAGCGCAAGATCGAGTGGATGGAAGTGTACGCCGGCGAGAAATCGCTGGAAGTGTATGGCGCGAACGAGTGGCTGCCCGACGAAACCCTGAAGGCCTTCGACGAGTATCTGTTCGGCATCAAGGGGCCGCTGACCACCCCGGTCGGCACGGGCATTCGCAGCATCAACGTGGCCCTGCGTCAGGAACTCGACCTGTACGCCTGCGTGCGCCCGGTGCAGTACTTCGACGGCGTGCCCAGTCCCGTCAAGCGCCCCCAGGACGTGAACATGGTGATCTTCCGCGAGAACACCGAGGACATCTACGCCGGGATCGAGTGGAAAGCCGGCACCGACGAGGCCGAGAAGGTGCGCGGCTTCCTGACCCGCGAAATGGGCGTCAAGAAAATCCGTTTCCCCGACAGCAGCAGCTTCGGTGTGAAGCCCGTGTCGAAGGAAGGCACTGAGCGCCTGGTGCGCGCCGCCATTCAGTACGCCGTCGACACCGGGCGCAAGAGCGTGGCGCTGGTGCACAAGGGCAACATCATGAAGTTCACCGAGGGCGGCTTCCGCGACTGGGGCTACGAGCTGGCCAAGCGCGAGTTCGGCGCCGTGGAAATCGATGGCGGCCCCTGGTGCCAACTGCCGAACGGCATCGTGATCAAGGACGTGATCGCGGACAACTTCCTGCAGCAGATTCTCCTGCGCCCCACCGAGTACGACGTGATCGCCACCCTGAACCTGAACGGCGATTACATCAGCGACGCGCTGGCCGCGCAGGTCGGCGGCATCGGCATCGCGCCCGGCGCGAACATCAACTACGTCACCGGGCACGCCATCTTCGAGGCGACGCACGGCACCGCGCCCAAGTACGCCAACAAGGACGTCATCAACCCCTCCTCGGTCATCTTGAGCGGCGAAATGATGCTGCGCTACATGGGCTGGACCGAAGCCGCCGACCTGATCCTGAAGGCGCTCGACAAGACCATTCAGCAGAAGACCGTCACCTACGACTTCGCCCGCAGCATGGAAGGCGCGACCGAGGTGAAAACCAGCGAGTTCGGCAACCGAATCATCGCCAACATGGACTGA
- a CDS encoding PQQ-binding-like beta-propeller repeat protein, protein MRTVTLFTFALLHGAVLSPLALAQSPASSVPGKAATPQTALPRTAPPKVTWTKELRVLSPVTVSANGDLTFVGSDGVVYRTDASGKEKWSFKTGDMGRSQPLVLPGGNVLAASYDDQVYMLDPSGKLLWKVKLDGDIYATPALRRDGSFIVNTAGGSVYALNSQGQTLWTFKVGAPIYSSPAVAADGTIYFGAHNNQLHALTPDGKLKWVFSAKSLVFSSPALDSEGNVYFGSSDRSIYSVDPSGKLRWSKPTGMFVNASPIVTDGNLVVIGSYDGTVYAVNTSGEDEWRYKAGAAIAGSAAELSDGTIVVPDLSGTLHAIGQAGEALWTLPTGKKVDTGVSVNDSGVMYFTTEGGTLNALEKTRPLAVGAWTSFRGHPQGWGRLLTAPEQEARRQATQAANAAPGRPVTAQVPTPKPATPQTTVPQPSAPVTATATPSLTPAQAAIMAGQGAVVFGQQIYLPLTPASVATGWNVQNLTPASATLGRADTSGTSATSITVPVRYVSGQAYVPLAAVLGLPGMAAQYTAGSLRVTRGTQSVTLPLNLVKLLPFTVTGEYGANQQWNP, encoded by the coding sequence ATGAGAACTGTTACGCTGTTTACTTTTGCGCTGCTTCATGGAGCTGTTCTGTCCCCGCTGGCGCTGGCCCAGTCGCCTGCCTCCAGCGTCCCGGGGAAGGCAGCGACGCCCCAAACTGCGCTGCCCCGAACCGCGCCACCCAAAGTCACCTGGACGAAGGAACTGCGCGTCCTCTCGCCGGTGACGGTCAGCGCAAACGGCGACCTGACTTTCGTCGGTTCGGACGGCGTGGTGTACCGCACCGACGCCAGCGGCAAGGAAAAATGGAGCTTCAAGACCGGGGACATGGGCCGTTCGCAGCCGCTGGTGCTGCCGGGCGGCAACGTCCTGGCCGCCAGCTACGACGATCAGGTCTATATGCTCGACCCCAGCGGAAAGCTGCTGTGGAAGGTGAAGCTGGACGGTGACATCTACGCCACGCCGGCCCTGCGCCGCGACGGCAGCTTCATCGTGAATACGGCGGGCGGCAGCGTGTACGCCCTGAACAGCCAGGGCCAGACGCTGTGGACGTTCAAGGTCGGTGCGCCCATCTACAGCAGCCCCGCGGTGGCGGCAGACGGCACCATCTACTTTGGGGCACACAACAACCAGTTGCACGCCCTGACCCCCGACGGAAAACTCAAGTGGGTGTTCAGCGCGAAGTCACTGGTGTTCAGCAGCCCGGCGCTGGACAGTGAAGGCAACGTCTACTTCGGCAGCAGTGACCGCAGCATCTACAGTGTCGACCCCAGCGGCAAGCTGCGCTGGAGTAAACCCACCGGAATGTTCGTGAACGCCAGCCCCATCGTGACCGACGGCAACCTGGTGGTCATCGGCAGTTACGACGGCACCGTGTACGCCGTCAACACCAGCGGCGAGGACGAGTGGCGCTACAAGGCCGGTGCCGCCATTGCCGGCAGCGCCGCCGAGTTGAGCGACGGCACCATCGTGGTCCCTGACCTGTCCGGCACGCTGCACGCCATCGGCCAGGCCGGAGAGGCGCTGTGGACGCTGCCCACCGGCAAGAAAGTGGACACGGGCGTCAGCGTCAACGACAGCGGCGTGATGTACTTCACCACCGAGGGCGGCACCCTGAACGCCCTGGAGAAGACCCGTCCGCTCGCGGTGGGCGCGTGGACTTCCTTCCGCGGCCACCCGCAGGGCTGGGGGCGACTGCTGACAGCTCCGGAACAGGAGGCCCGCAGGCAGGCCACCCAGGCCGCCAATGCCGCTCCCGGCCGCCCGGTTACCGCGCAGGTGCCCACCCCGAAACCCGCTACCCCGCAAACGACCGTTCCGCAACCCTCCGCTCCCGTGACCGCCACCGCCACACCCAGCCTGACGCCCGCGCAGGCTGCCATCATGGCCGGGCAGGGCGCGGTAGTGTTCGGCCAGCAGATCTATCTGCCGCTGACGCCGGCCAGCGTCGCCACCGGCTGGAACGTGCAGAACCTGACGCCCGCGAGTGCCACGCTGGGCCGCGCCGACACGTCTGGCACCAGTGCCACCAGTATAACCGTGCCTGTGCGGTATGTGAGCGGGCAGGCTTACGTGCCGCTGGCGGCCGTGCTGGGCCTGCCGGGCATGGCCGCGCAGTACACGGCGGGCAGCCTGCGGGTGACGCGCGGCACTCAGAGCGTCACCCTGCCGCTCAATCTGGTGAAATTGCTGCCGTTTACCGTCACGGGCGAGTACGGCGCGAACCAGCAGTGGAACCCGTAA
- a CDS encoding HDIG domain-containing metalloprotein, translating to MFRRPALPPFPAGGLLVGGAARDVLRGVTPRDFDWAVPDPRNAAQVLAAQRQGSAFPLDLQRGYWRVHLAEGEQHDFVPLPADVTADLLRRDFTLNALALTGDGRLLDPAGGQRDLKARRLRMVSASNLRADPLRAWRAARFATTLNFTLELETERVVRQVAQEVAAGTLPMPAWERVRDEMQALLAHQDAAPGVQRLEGLGLLALTLPELREGQGVGHGGFHHLDVYAHNLEALHQLLARTPDAPLPLRWATLLHDVGKPRTQARDPDTGRLTFHGHDKVGAAMTGAMLERLKLSSADTRHAAKLVAAHMVPLPATPQEARRFVHRRRDLLPDLLRLMLADREAARGPQSTPASRHAYALGLERVLEALEEQPERSPPPLLSGSEIMALLHLPPGPRVGVAARQLAEAAALREVTTPDEARAYLLAWQSVDTG from the coding sequence ATGTTTCGCCGCCCCGCCCTGCCGCCTTTCCCCGCCGGGGGCCTGCTGGTGGGCGGGGCGGCGCGGGACGTGCTACGCGGGGTCACCCCCAGGGATTTCGACTGGGCGGTGCCCGATCCACGGAACGCCGCGCAGGTCTTGGCGGCGCAGCGGCAGGGCAGCGCCTTTCCACTCGACTTGCAGCGGGGCTACTGGCGCGTTCACCTCGCGGAAGGTGAGCAGCACGATTTCGTGCCGCTTCCGGCAGATGTCACCGCCGACCTGCTGCGGCGCGACTTCACGTTGAACGCCCTGGCGCTGACCGGGGACGGGCGCCTGCTCGACCCGGCGGGCGGTCAGCGTGACCTGAAGGCGCGGCGGCTGCGCATGGTCTCGGCCAGCAACCTGCGGGCCGACCCGCTGCGGGCCTGGCGGGCGGCGCGGTTCGCCACGACCCTGAACTTCACGCTGGAGCTGGAAACGGAAAGGGTGGTGCGTCAGGTCGCGCAGGAAGTCGCGGCGGGCACTCTGCCCATGCCCGCCTGGGAGCGCGTCCGTGACGAAATGCAGGCTTTGCTGGCGCATCAGGACGCGGCGCCCGGTGTGCAGCGCCTCGAAGGCCTGGGGCTGCTGGCCCTGACCCTGCCCGAACTGCGCGAGGGGCAGGGAGTGGGGCACGGCGGGTTTCATCACCTGGACGTGTACGCGCACAACCTGGAGGCCCTGCACCAGTTGCTGGCCCGCACCCCCGATGCCCCTCTGCCGCTGCGCTGGGCGACGCTGCTGCACGACGTCGGCAAACCGCGCACGCAGGCCCGTGACCCCGACACCGGGCGCCTCACCTTTCACGGCCACGACAAGGTCGGCGCGGCCATGACCGGGGCCATGCTGGAACGTCTGAAACTGAGCAGCGCCGACACCCGTCATGCGGCGAAGCTGGTCGCCGCGCACATGGTGCCGCTGCCGGCCACCCCCCAGGAAGCGCGGCGCTTCGTGCACCGCCGGCGTGACCTGCTGCCGGATCTGCTGCGGCTGATGCTGGCCGATCGCGAGGCCGCCCGTGGCCCGCAGAGCACCCCCGCCAGCCGCCACGCCTACGCGCTGGGCCTGGAGCGGGTGCTGGAAGCGCTGGAAGAGCAGCCTGAGCGCTCGCCGCCACCTCTGCTGAGTGGGAGCGAGATCATGGCCCTGCTGCACCTGCCGCCCGGCCCGCGTGTGGGCGTGGCGGCCCGGCAACTGGCGGAAGCCGCTGCCCTGCGCGAAGTGACCACCCCGGACGAGGCGAGGGCCTACCTGCTGGCCTGGCAGTCGGTAGATACCGGTTGA
- a CDS encoding glycoside hydrolase family 13 protein: MTQDASPESRPLTPDWVRDAVFYQIFPDRFARSGRITGLSLQEWGDTPTFHQYMGGDLWGVADKLDYLQGLGVNAIYFCPVFQSASNHRYHTHDYYQVDPMLGGNEALRRLIDEAHRRGIKVVLDGVFNHSSRGFFQFNDLLEQGPHSAYRDWFHVEAWPLQPYDDTRPANYAAWWGNRALPKFNTENPAVREFLWQVAEYWIRFGIDGWRLDVPNEIDDDSFWQEFRRRVKAINPDAYIVGEIWGDAHRWLRGDQFDAVMNYHFTRPCLAFFGAHTLDHRMNEVSGTGHVAPMTADEFAGRMTAVTQMYHPDIVRVQLNLLDSHDTARYLTAVGGDASAHRLALTFQFTYVGAPCLYYGDEIGLPGGPDPDCRRAFPWDEQQWNQDTLALVRRLSAARHASDALKQGEFRVTHARGEHLVFVRPHVSGTAHVAMNAGQHPASLPVQVDAPGPYRDALTDRVYDLAPGMEIEIPARGSVILLPVQA; this comes from the coding sequence ATGACGCAGGACGCTTCGCCCGAATCCCGCCCGCTGACGCCCGACTGGGTGCGGGACGCCGTTTTCTACCAGATCTTTCCGGATCGTTTTGCCCGCAGTGGCCGCATCACTGGCCTGAGCTTGCAGGAGTGGGGCGACACCCCCACCTTTCACCAGTACATGGGCGGTGACCTGTGGGGCGTGGCCGACAAGCTCGATTACCTGCAGGGCCTGGGCGTCAACGCCATCTACTTCTGCCCGGTGTTCCAGTCGGCGAGCAACCACCGCTATCACACGCACGACTACTACCAGGTCGATCCGATGCTGGGCGGCAACGAGGCCCTGCGCCGGCTGATCGACGAGGCCCACCGCCGGGGGATCAAGGTCGTGCTGGACGGCGTGTTCAACCACAGCAGCCGCGGCTTTTTTCAGTTCAACGACCTGCTGGAACAGGGGCCACACAGCGCCTACAGGGACTGGTTTCACGTCGAGGCCTGGCCGCTGCAACCCTACGACGACACCCGCCCCGCCAACTACGCCGCTTGGTGGGGCAACCGCGCCCTGCCGAAATTCAACACCGAGAACCCCGCCGTGCGCGAATTTCTGTGGCAGGTGGCCGAATACTGGATCAGGTTCGGCATCGATGGCTGGCGGCTGGACGTGCCCAACGAGATCGACGACGACAGCTTCTGGCAGGAATTCCGCCGCCGCGTCAAGGCCATTAACCCGGACGCCTACATCGTCGGGGAAATCTGGGGCGACGCGCACCGCTGGCTGCGGGGCGACCAGTTCGACGCCGTGATGAATTACCACTTCACCCGCCCCTGCCTGGCCTTCTTCGGCGCGCACACGCTGGATCACCGCATGAACGAGGTCAGCGGCACCGGCCACGTCGCCCCTATGACCGCCGACGAGTTTGCCGGTCGCATGACCGCCGTGACGCAGATGTACCACCCGGACATCGTGCGCGTGCAACTGAACCTGCTGGATTCTCATGACACTGCCCGTTACCTGACCGCCGTGGGGGGCGATGCCAGCGCGCACCGCCTGGCCCTTACCTTCCAGTTCACGTACGTCGGCGCACCGTGCCTGTACTACGGCGACGAGATCGGCCTGCCCGGCGGCCCCGACCCCGACTGCCGCCGCGCCTTTCCCTGGGACGAACAGCAGTGGAACCAGGACACGCTGGCCCTGGTGCGCCGCCTCAGCGCCGCGCGCCACGCCAGTGACGCCCTCAAGCAGGGCGAATTCCGGGTCACGCACGCCCGCGGCGAGCACCTGGTGTTCGTTCGCCCGCACGTCAGTGGCACCGCCCACGTCGCCATGAACGCCGGTCAGCACCCGGCCAGCCTTCCCGTTCAGGTGGACGCCCCCGGCCCTTACCGCGACGCCCTAACCGACCGCGTCTACGACCTGGCGCC